The proteins below are encoded in one region of Agelaius phoeniceus isolate bAgePho1 chromosome 33, bAgePho1.hap1, whole genome shotgun sequence:
- the LOC129133811 gene encoding uncharacterized protein LOC129133811: MVRVSNHRLCLPIFLCHRKVCIHQKGKSMLIQSNFKLKVLYSWDDRVVIKLPAALSRKVCEMCGKNNGDPQDDTLSPDGKQMVSSMTLARNFGVTSLASNTVCVTQSSGRQCAGILVVALKRDARWRRISRIVIPKFLGSALLSEPPIMRPLMARHSSSRGCVSYVLVGLSEDTQNLVGCQVLVQNGHLSDNLVSSIAVVTVKVYKKTISISREHAGKIMTDEQLVNLP; this comes from the exons ATGGTGAGG GTGAGCAACCACCGCTTGTGCCTCCCCATTTTCCTCTGCCACAGGAAGGTCTGCATCCACCAGAAGGGTAAATCCATGTTGATTCAATCAAATTTCAAGCTGAAGGTCCTCTACAGCTGGGATGATCGTGTAGTGATCAAACTTCCGGCTGCTCTTTCTAGAAAAGTCTGCGAAATGTGTGGGAAAAACAATGGGGATCCCCAAGATGACACTCTCTCTCCTGATGGAAAACAAAT GGTTTCTTCTATGACCTTGGCAAGGAATTTTGGAGTGACCTCCCTTGCATCCAACACTGTGTGTGTGACGCAGAGCAGCGGCAGACAGTGTGCTGGGATTCTGGTTGTGGCACTGAAGAGGGatgccagatggaggaggataTCCAGGATTGTTATCCCAAAATTTTTGGGGTCTGCACTGCTGTCGGAGCCACCCATTATGAGACCTTTGATGGCAAGGCATTCATCTTCCAGGGGATGTGTGTCTTACGTGTTGGTAGGGTTGTCTGAGGACACCCAAAATTTGGTGGGATGCCAGGTGTTGGTGCAGAATGGCCACCTTAGTGACAACCTCGTGTCGTCCATTGCCGTGGTGACAGTCAAAGTCTACAAGAAAACCATCAGCATCAGCAGGGAACATGCTGGAAAAATCATG ACTGATGAGCAGTTGGTCAATCTCCCGTAG
- the LOC129131958 gene encoding uncharacterized protein LOC129131958 isoform X3, protein MERKLSLEQRTERLVQRSQALLKLRPCGPEGAKPLLGSPACSSTLDDPLVEWRLRRCRGEEPALDTPLVGRALLGSAARGSLQGEPPGRSRDPPEAPWPFGRHFCKHQGASSPQALSQEPLRQDPCWRPPDSCKTVWPTRSSSLDTLQGALYSQSRGSHHAPRQISSSCCAPLHQGAPPGGKRDSHEPLLQEPFGGAHDCLGALWCALCWKSRGSQDALWPAREVLPQPPRQGGPGLRSLDPREAPQPIRSSACDALKGAPWQQPLDPLGDPLLWMLRCHRRAVRGHLRAIETLLECPPEHPQPMVGPIKQ, encoded by the exons ATGGAGCGG aagctcagcctggagcagcgaACGGAGCGTCTGGTGCAAAGGAG CCAGGCCCTGCTAAAGCTCCGCCCCTGCGGGCCGGAAGGGGCGAAGCCTCTGCTTGgctcccctgcctgcagctccacgCTCGATGACCCCCTCGTCGAATGGCGCTTGAGGCGGTGCCGAGGGGAGGAGCCAGCTCTGGACACGCCCCTGgtgggcagggccctgctgggctctgctgcccgggggtccctgcagggagagccACCCGGGAGGTCACGTGACCCACCTGAGGCGCCATGGCCATTTGGGAGACACTTCTGCAAGCACCAGGGGGCGTCTTCACCCCAGGCTCTCTCCCAGGAACCCTTGAGGCAGGATCCATGTTGGAGGCCACCTGACTCCTGCAAGACGGTCTGGCCAACGAGGAGCAGCTCTCTGGATACCCTACAGGGGGCACTATACTCACAGTCACGTGGCTCCCACCATGCCCCGCGGcaaatcagcagcagctgctgtgcaccTCTGCACCAGGGGGCACCACCCGGTGGGAAACGAGACTCCCATGAGCCTTTGCTGCAGGAGCCATTTGGGGGGGCACATGACTGCCTCGGCGCTCTGTGGTGTGCCCTATGTTGGAAGTCACGCGGCTCTCAGGATGCCCTGTGGCCTGCAAGGGAGGTGCTTCCTCAGCCCCCACGCCAGGGAGGGCCCGGCTTGAGGTCACTTGACCCCCGTGAGGCCCCACAGCCAATCCGGAGCAGTGCATGTGATGCCCTAAAGGGGGCgccatggcagcagccactGG ACCCTCTTGGGGACCCCCTCCTCTGGATGCTGCGATGCCACCGCCGGGCCGTAAGGGGACACCTTCG GGCCATTGAGACCCTCCTGGAATGCCCACCTGAGCACCCCCAACCCATGGTGGGGCCAATAAAACAATGA
- the LOC129131958 gene encoding uncharacterized protein LOC129131958 isoform X1 → MERVRPEGSRGDRGGNLGAQEGSASLPAFLPQKLSLEQRTERLVQRSQALLKLRPCGPEGAKPLLGSPACSSTLDDPLVEWRLRRCRGEEPALDTPLVGRALLGSAARGSLQGEPPGRSRDPPEAPWPFGRHFCKHQGASSPQALSQEPLRQDPCWRPPDSCKTVWPTRSSSLDTLQGALYSQSRGSHHAPRQISSSCCAPLHQGAPPGGKRDSHEPLLQEPFGGAHDCLGALWCALCWKSRGSQDALWPAREVLPQPPRQGGPGLRSLDPREAPQPIRSSACDALKGAPWQQPLDPLGDPLLWMLRCHRRAVRGHLRAIETLLECPPEHPQPMVGPIKQ, encoded by the exons ATGGAGCGGGTGAGGCCTGAGGGCTCCAGAGGGGACCgaggggggaatttgggggctCAGGAGGGCTCCGCGTCACTTCCCGCATTCCTCCCGCAgaagctcagcctggagcagcgaACGGAGCGTCTGGTGCAAAGGAG CCAGGCCCTGCTAAAGCTCCGCCCCTGCGGGCCGGAAGGGGCGAAGCCTCTGCTTGgctcccctgcctgcagctccacgCTCGATGACCCCCTCGTCGAATGGCGCTTGAGGCGGTGCCGAGGGGAGGAGCCAGCTCTGGACACGCCCCTGgtgggcagggccctgctgggctctgctgcccgggggtccctgcagggagagccACCCGGGAGGTCACGTGACCCACCTGAGGCGCCATGGCCATTTGGGAGACACTTCTGCAAGCACCAGGGGGCGTCTTCACCCCAGGCTCTCTCCCAGGAACCCTTGAGGCAGGATCCATGTTGGAGGCCACCTGACTCCTGCAAGACGGTCTGGCCAACGAGGAGCAGCTCTCTGGATACCCTACAGGGGGCACTATACTCACAGTCACGTGGCTCCCACCATGCCCCGCGGcaaatcagcagcagctgctgtgcaccTCTGCACCAGGGGGCACCACCCGGTGGGAAACGAGACTCCCATGAGCCTTTGCTGCAGGAGCCATTTGGGGGGGCACATGACTGCCTCGGCGCTCTGTGGTGTGCCCTATGTTGGAAGTCACGCGGCTCTCAGGATGCCCTGTGGCCTGCAAGGGAGGTGCTTCCTCAGCCCCCACGCCAGGGAGGGCCCGGCTTGAGGTCACTTGACCCCCGTGAGGCCCCACAGCCAATCCGGAGCAGTGCATGTGATGCCCTAAAGGGGGCgccatggcagcagccactGG ACCCTCTTGGGGACCCCCTCCTCTGGATGCTGCGATGCCACCGCCGGGCCGTAAGGGGACACCTTCG GGCCATTGAGACCCTCCTGGAATGCCCACCTGAGCACCCCCAACCCATGGTGGGGCCAATAAAACAATGA
- the LOC129131958 gene encoding uncharacterized protein LOC129131958 isoform X2 encodes MPQTPHYAHKCIPQPLKVRPRPSVPPGQCRVSISGVLAPPQPSPPLTSQALLKLRPCGPEGAKPLLGSPACSSTLDDPLVEWRLRRCRGEEPALDTPLVGRALLGSAARGSLQGEPPGRSRDPPEAPWPFGRHFCKHQGASSPQALSQEPLRQDPCWRPPDSCKTVWPTRSSSLDTLQGALYSQSRGSHHAPRQISSSCCAPLHQGAPPGGKRDSHEPLLQEPFGGAHDCLGALWCALCWKSRGSQDALWPAREVLPQPPRQGGPGLRSLDPREAPQPIRSSACDALKGAPWQQPLGPLRPSWNAHLSTPNPWWGQ; translated from the exons ATGCCCCAGACCCCCCATTATGCCCATAAGTGCATCCCGCAGCCCCTCAAAGTCCGCCCGAGACCATCAGTCCCGCCGGGTCAGTGCAGGGTGAGCATTTCGGGGGTCCTCGCCCCTCCCCAACCTTCTCCTCCCCTCACCAGCCAGGCCCTGCTAAAGCTCCGCCCCTGCGGGCCGGAAGGGGCGAAGCCTCTGCTTGgctcccctgcctgcagctccacgCTCGATGACCCCCTCGTCGAATGGCGCTTGAGGCGGTGCCGAGGGGAGGAGCCAGCTCTGGACACGCCCCTGgtgggcagggccctgctgggctctgctgcccgggggtccctgcagggagagccACCCGGGAGGTCACGTGACCCACCTGAGGCGCCATGGCCATTTGGGAGACACTTCTGCAAGCACCAGGGGGCGTCTTCACCCCAGGCTCTCTCCCAGGAACCCTTGAGGCAGGATCCATGTTGGAGGCCACCTGACTCCTGCAAGACGGTCTGGCCAACGAGGAGCAGCTCTCTGGATACCCTACAGGGGGCACTATACTCACAGTCACGTGGCTCCCACCATGCCCCGCGGcaaatcagcagcagctgctgtgcaccTCTGCACCAGGGGGCACCACCCGGTGGGAAACGAGACTCCCATGAGCCTTTGCTGCAGGAGCCATTTGGGGGGGCACATGACTGCCTCGGCGCTCTGTGGTGTGCCCTATGTTGGAAGTCACGCGGCTCTCAGGATGCCCTGTGGCCTGCAAGGGAGGTGCTTCCTCAGCCCCCACGCCAGGGAGGGCCCGGCTTGAGGTCACTTGACCCCCGTGAGGCCCCACAGCCAATCCGGAGCAGTGCATGTGATGCCCTAAAGGGGGCgccatggcagcagccactGG GGCCATTGAGACCCTCCTGGAATGCCCACCTGAGCACCCCCAACCCATGGTGGGGCCAATAA